The genomic region TGGATATTACCTAAAGGATACAAAAAACTTCCTATTAGTGGAGCTGTAGCCATACCAAGATAACGAACAAAGTTATAGACACCCATTGCAGTAGCACGCTCTTCAACAAATTCTGAGGACAAGAGGGTTGGCATCACAGGTGTTGCAAGTCCCATCACGAATCCAGTAAGCATCAGAGAGAGAAGCAAAGCAATTAGAGAATAATCTGCAGCAAAAATAAAAATCACAAGACTCAAAATGGTCATTATACCGGCCCAGAAGAGTGTTTGAACTGACCCTATTCTGGTTTGTAAACTTCCACTTATTTTACTTCCAACAAGATTGAATATCATGAGGGCAAGGGAGAAAAAACCAATGCTTGCGGCGCCTAAAGCATACTTCGTTTGTAATATTGTAGGTAAAAATACGATGAATGTGTAAAAGACATCATACATGATGAAACCACTCAAAAGAACTACAACGCCGATTTTGTTTCCTAGAATTTTCCCAAATGCTTTTAAACCTAGTCTTGTTCCCGCTGGTTTTATGTTGACTGGTTTTGTCTCAGGTAACATAAATATGGCTGCGATCAGGATCAGAAGAGCACTGACTGCTGCAAAACCAAACGTACCTGTGTAACCGAATTGACTACCGATA from Paenibacillus sp. FSL R5-0341 harbors:
- a CDS encoding MFS transporter — its product is MNKRRLLFILGISAAIVSLAQSLYIPLLPDLQQDLNTSLHLVNLTVTLFTVAMATMQIILGPIVDRNGRKKILVPGIIIYVIATIGCMFSGSIEMLLIFRVIQGIGASSVPLVAATMIGDVFEGKERAESMATYQMILGISPAVGPLIGGIIGSQFGYTGTFGFAAVSALLILIAAIFMLPETKPVNIKPAGTRLGLKAFGKILGNKIGVVVLLSGFIMYDVFYTFIVFLPTILQTKYALGAASIGFFSLALMIFNLVGSKISGSLQTRIGSVQTLFWAGIMTILSLVIFIFAADYSLIALLLSLMLTGFVMGLATPVMPTLLSSEFVEERATAMGVYNFVRYLGMATAPLIGSFLYPLGNIQLLIGITALLVVMVVFATNRLLPIKKSEVTN